In Uranotaenia lowii strain MFRU-FL chromosome 2, ASM2978415v1, whole genome shotgun sequence, one genomic interval encodes:
- the LOC129749736 gene encoding uncharacterized protein LOC129749736, producing MREVSLMRMKEDEMERKLLKHELKRIQREREELEQQHVQERLVEGSILDGDDFEEDDFREKVDSWQVGDPVEMQQKQGSTVPNAERHKSADWKNSTLRNGESDSTSVDSFVEGYECSSKVHTSPNPTRSQIASRQVYPKTLPKFSGRPQDWPTFISAYEQANRSCGFNHAENLVRLQEALEGRAKDLVRNRLLLPENVPSIIEKLRKRFGNPEVLSTMLTDRVLQLVGPDSENLESVIEFGSAIEEFTQHLKASNLTDHLKNPNLMHRLVNKLPSCYAMQWVEFKRTKRSITLETFGEFMEELVDKALEATFEKVAIEESSKSKRRTAVKGYVHATDAEIQTSSCNCNKNEEFSRQSDAVQSFQSSRTERICSVCKNPGHYGRNCNQLKNQNVEDRWRTVQRLQLCPLCIYDHGNKECSSRRKCGFNQCNKRHHAVLHWEENPGPSYVTASCNNQKQCDQSVLFRMIPITLYNKSIKVDTLALIDEGSSVTLIESGLAGQLEASGEREPLEMSWTNGMSTTEDQSMKLYLEIAGLGMEDRLNLIDARTVKKLDLPKQQLEFTNIASQYTHLHGIDIKGYGMSAPKVLLGINNVHLIAPLDSRVGKPGEPVAIKCKLGWTLYGPRPGVVATVHFIGHHRCNCVECGKSDRNMNAALKEYFQLEDVGITPIRLESKEDRRAREILERTTRRVGERFESGLLWIEDDVEFPESYQMALKRSLSLDKRIARCPEIRENILKQLEEYVTKGYAHIITDQELLETPKEKTWYLPLNFVINPKKPGKVRLVWDAAARANGVSLNDKLLKGPDMTSSLPAVINAFRERPIAFGGDIKEMFHQIRVRREDRQTQRFLFNVNSNDKPTIFVMDVVIFGASCSPCISQFVKNLNAQEHKFTYPAASQAIVHKHFVDDYFDSADTIEEAIQRALEVKKVHAAGGFEIRNWVSNSDEVLQMLDVIPCETGDFIQVNKSSEVERVLGIRWDSKGDKFVFSTEMRSDLEPYMLGEAWPTKRIALRCIMSLFDPKQFLAPLLIHGRILMQDVWRSGIGWDDKLSETNYQGWVRWIKLFPLIESVSIPRCYLGQFGSTAYQSVELHVFTDAGEDAYGCVAFFRFVMDTKVHCSFVEAKAKVSPLQHLSIPRKELQSATLGARLAKSISETHSFRINKTILWTDSKAVYSWVRSERRKYKEFVAHRVGQILAVSNPEDWRWVPSKQNAADDLTKWGKTTEICSESRWFRGPDFLYLSEEYWPAQNQTTIDVEEEFRAHILFHHVKLPDGLRVEHISKWNVLVRMVATMYRFISNMKRHAKKQPIEPLFENTTLPVVPLRQEEYLMAENCLWRLAQYDEYIDEVTILTQNQSSPKELHKSIERTSKLYNKSPVLDEFGVIRMEGRTMRAEFSSFDSRYPIILPGKHIVTRKLVENYHQRCGHGSRETVVNEIRQRFCVENLRALVKKVTQDCTWCRMQKAKPCVPRMAALPKQRMAIGAEPFSYVGLDYFGPLEVSVGRRREKRWVALFTCMTTRAVHLEVAYNLTTESCKMAIRRFVKRRRSPIEIFTDNGTNFVGANRELQSQIKKINNLCADTFTSGKTRWTFNPPSAPHMGGVWERMVRSVKEALKIFVDGTRLSDEILLTALIEAEDLINSRPLTYVSTNLNEDPEALTPNHFLKGISAECLPPRNEIENADALRSRYSRAQLLADEMWSRWQREYLPTLNKRSKWYGETRNLNPGDLVFALEDNQRQRGIVVDVLTGKDGRTRTAVVRTSKGTKMRPVAKLAVLEMDSSKPDRDSNSS from the coding sequence ATGCGAGAAGTGAGTTTGATGCGGATGAAGGAGGATGAAATGGAACGTAAGCTTTTGAAGCATGAGTTAAAAAGGATCCAACGTGAAAGAGAGGAGCTGGAACAACAACACGTACAAGAACGGTTGGTTGAAGGTTCGATTCTGGATGGCGATGATTTCGAAGAAGATGATTTTCGCGAGAAGGTGGATAGCTGGCAGGTTGGAGACCCGGTTGAGATGCAACAAAAGCAAGGCTCTACGGTTCCAAATGCAGAACGTCACAAATCGGCGGATTGGAAGAATTCTACATTAAGAAACGGGGAATCGGATTCAACCAGTGTTGACAGTTTTGTAGAAGGATACGAATGCAGTTCAAAAGTTCATACTAGCCCAAATCCGACGCGCTCTCAAATTGCTTCGAGACAAGTTTACCCAAAAACTTTACCAAAATTCTCCGGTCGACCTCAGGACTGGCCAACGTTCATCAGCGCTTACGAACAAGCCAATCGGTCTTGTGGGTTTAATCACGCAGAAAACTTAGTGAGGCTACAGGAAGCATTAGAGGGTCGAGCAAAGGATCTAGTGAGGAATAGGCTGTTACTTCCCGAAAACGTCCCAAGTATTATCGAGAAGCTCCGCAAGAGGTTCGGTAATCCGGAGGTTTTATCGACAATGCTGACAGATCGTGTATTGCAACTCGTTGGGCCTGATTCAGAGAACTTGGAATCAGTTATTGAATTTGGAAGTGCAATTGAAGAGTTCACGCAACACCTAAAAGCATCGAACCTGActgatcatttgaaaaatccaaatttgatgCATCGATTAGTTAACAAATTGCCTTCCTGTTATGCAATGCAGTGGGTGGAATTTAAGCGAACTAAAAGATCGATAACTCTTGAGACATTTGGCGAATTTATGGAGGAGCTCGTGGACAAAGCATTGGAGGCAACGTTCGAAAAGGTCGCCATAGAAGAATCATCAAAATCGAAACGTCGAACTGCTGTGAAAGGATATGTTCATGCGACTGATGCTGAAATTCAAACATCTAGCTGCAActgcaataaaaatgaagagttCTCGAGACAATCTGATGCTGTTCAAAGTTTCCAGtcgagccgaacagaaagaatctgTTCTGTTTGCAAAAATCCaggacattatggcagaaactgTAATCAACTAAAAAACCAGAATGTTGAAGATAGATGGAGAACAGTACAACGGCTGCAATTGTGTCCACTATGCATATACGACCACGGAAACAAAGAATGTTCGTCGAGACGAAAATGTGGTTTCAACCAGTGCAACAAAAGGCATCATGCAGTGCTTCATTGGGAAGAGAATCCAGGTCCATCATACGTCACCGCAAGCTGTAACAATCAGAAGCAATGTGATCAATCGGTTTTGTTTCGGATGATACCTATCACGCTGTACAACAAGTCTATTAAGGTTGATACTTTGGCTCTTATCGACGAGGGTTCATCGGTTACACTGATCGAAAGTGGACTAGCAGGACAATTAGAGGCGTCTGGTGAACGAGAACCGTTAGAAATGAGCTGGACGAATGGGATGAGTACGACAGAGGATCAGTCAATGAAATTGTATCTAGAAATTGCAGGATTAGGAATGGAAGACCGTTTGAATTTGATCGATGCAAGGACGGTCAAAAAACTTGACCTACCGAAACAGCAGCTGGAATTTACGAACATCGCTTCTCAATATACACATTTACATGGTATCGATATAAAGGGATACGGAATGAGCGCACCGAAAGTACTTCTTGGAATCAACAACGTACATTTAATAGCTCCTTTAGATTCGAGAGTCGGAAAACCAGGTGAACCGGTTGCGATCAAGTGTAAGCTTGGATGGACGCTCTACGGTCCACGTCCAGGAGTAGTAGCTACTGTACATTTTATTGGGCATCACCGATGCAATTGTGTCGAATGTGGCAAGTCAGACCGTAATATGAACGCCGCgttgaaagaatattttcagCTCGAAGACGTTGGAATCACACCCATTAGACTCGAATCGAAGGAAGATCGTCGAGCTCGGGAAATTCTCGAAAGGACCACCAGACGTGTAGGAGAAAGATTTGAATCGGGGTTGCTGTGGATCGAAGACGACGTCGAGTTTCCCGAAAGTTATCAAATGGCGCTGAAACGGTCACTTAGCTTGGATAAACGCATTGCACGATGTCCAGAGATTCGagaaaacattttgaaacaaCTTGAAGAATACGTCACGAAGGGTTATGCCCATATTATCACGGATCAAGAATTATTAGAAACGCCAAAGGAGAAAACGTGGTATTTACCTTTGAATTTCGTTATTAACCCAAAAAAACCGGGGAAAGTCAGGCTCGTGTGGGATGCCGCTGCCAGGGCGAATGGTGTTTCCCTAAACGACAAGCTGCTCAAAGGTCCAGACATGACATCATCGTTGCCAGCGGTGATAAATGCATTTAGGGAACGACCGATTGCCTTTGGAGGAGATATCAAGGAAATGTTTCACCAAATAAGAGTACGCCGTGAAGATCGCCAAACACAACGCTTCCTTTTTAATGTAAATTCTAACGACAAACCTACGATATTCGTGATGGATGTGGTTATATTTGGAGCTAGTTGTTCACCGTGCATTTCACAATTTGTGAAAAATCTTAACGCCCAGGAACATAAGTTTACGTACCCAGCAGCTTCACAAGCTATAGTACATAAACATTTTGTCGACGATTACTTCGACAGTGCCGATACTATAGAGGAAGCAATCCAGCGAGCGTTGGAGGTGAAGAAAGTCCATGCTGCCGGtggatttgaaattcgaaactggGTCAGCAATTCGGATGAGGTGCTGCAAATGCTTGATGTCATACCATGCGAGACAGGGGATTTCATTCAAGTCAATAAGAGTTCTGAAGTTGAACGGGTTCTAGGTATACGCTGGGATTCAAAAGGAGATAAATTTGTATTCTCGACGGAGATGCGGTCAGATCTAGAACCTTATATGCTTGGAGAAGCATGGCCAACGAAGCGAATTGCTTTACGATGTATAATGAGCTTATTTGACCCAAAGCAGTTTCTAGCGCCATTGCTCATTCATGGTCGCATACTGATGCAAGACGTCTGGCGAAGCGGGATTGGTTGGGACGATAAACTCTCAGAAACAAACTACCAAGGTTGGGTACGATGGATCAAACTTTTCCCATTGATTGAGTCGGTGTCTATACCACGCTGCTATCTTGGACAGTTTGGTTCAACAGCCTACCAGTCAGTTGAACTCCACGTATTTACTGATGCCGGAGAAGATGCATATGGATGTGTAGCGTTTTTTAGATTTGTTATGGACACGAAAGTTCACTGTTCGTTTGTTGAGGCCAAGGCAAAGGTGTCGCCGTTACAACATCTCTCAATTCCTCGAAAGGAATTGCAGTCAGCGACCTTAGGAGCACGACTAGCAAAGTCTATAAGCGAAACACATTCGTTTAGGATCAACAAGACAATATTGTGGACTGACTCAAAGGCCGTTTACTCTTGGGTTAGATCAGAACGAAGAAAGTATAAGGAGTTTGTAGCACATCGTGTTGGCCAAATACTGGCTGTCTCGAACCCAGAAGACTGGCGCTGGGTTCCTTCTAAACAGAATGCTGCGGATGACCTTACGAAATGGGGCAAAACAACCGAGATTTGTTCAGAAAGCCGTTGGTTTCGGGGTCCAGATTTTCTGTATTTGTCAGAGGAATATTGGCCGgcacaaaatcaaacaacaatAGACGTCGAAGAGGAGTTTCGAGCTCACATATTATTCCATCATGTGAAGCTACCCGATGGTCTTAGAGTAGAGCACATTTCAAAATGGAATGTCTTAGTCAGAATGGTAGCCACTATGTATCGATTTATCTCAAACATGAAACGTCATGCGAAAAAACAACCGATTGAACCACTTTTTGAAAATACTACTTTACCAGTAGTACCACTTCGCCAGGAGGAATATTTGATGGCGGAAAACTGTCTTTGGCGTCTAGCACAATATGACGAGTATATCGATGAAGTTACCATACTTACTCAAAACCAATCATCACCGAAGGAGCTACACAAATCAATAGAAAGGACCAGCAAACTCTACAACAAATCACCTGTGTTGGACGAATTTGGCGTTATACGGATGGAGGGAAGAACCATGAGAGCAGAATTCAGCAGTTTTGATTCTAGATATCCAATAATATTGCCTGGAAAACACATTGTAACTCGAAAACTAGTAGAAAACTATCATCAACGTTGCGGACACGGTAGTCGAGAAACCGTGGTCAACGAGATCAGACAACGATTCTGCGTCGAAAACTTACGAGCGTTGGTGAAGAAGGTGACTCAGGATTGTACCTGGTGTAGAATGCAGAAGGCGAAACCATGTGTACCTCGGATGGCAGCCTTACCAAAACAACGCATGGCGATAGGCGCTGAACCATTCTCGTATGTTGGTCTAGATTATTTTGGTCCACTAGAAGTATCAGTAGGAAGGCGTAGAGAAAAGCGATGGGTTGCGTTGTTCACTTGCATGACTACGCGAGCAGTACACCTTGAAGTGGCATACAATTTGACTACAGAATCTTGCAAAATGGCAATTAGGAGGTTCGTGAAAAGGAGGCGGAGTCCCATCGAAATATTTACAGATAATGGGACGAACTTTGTGGGAGCGAACAGAGAATTGCAGAgtcaaattaagaaaattaacaatttgTGTGCTGATACTTTCACTAGTGGTAAAACGCGTTGGACATTCAATCCTCCCTCTGCGCCTCATATGGGTGGCGTGTGGGAGCGAATGGTTCGATCCGTGAAGGAGGCGTTAAAGATATTCGTTGATGGAACGAGATTATCAGATGAAATTCTTCTCACAGCATTGATTGAAGCAGAGGATTTAATAAATTCCAGGCCTCTTACTTATGTTTCAACAAACTTAAACGAAGATCCAGAAGCCCTCACTCCCAATCATTTTTTGAAAGGGATTTCAGCAGAGTGTCTACCTCCAAGGAATGAAATTGAGAATGCGGATGCTTTGCGAAGCAGATACAGTCGTGCACAGTTACTTGCTGATGAAATGTGGAGTCGGTGGCAACGGGAATATCTTCCAACTTTGAATAAACGGTCCAAATGGTATGGCGAAACCCGAAATTTAAACCCTGGAGATTTGGTGTTTGCTTTAGAGGACAATCAAAGACAACGTGGGATTGTGGTGGATGTACTAACTGGCAAGGATGGTAGAACACGGACAGCGGTGGTACGAACTTCTAAGGGAACCAAAATGAGACCAGTGGCAAAATTGGCAGTATTGGAGATGGATAGTAGTAAACCTGATCGCGATTCCAATAGCTCCTAG